Genomic segment of Edaphobacter bradus:
CATTACGTTTGTGCTTTCACGTTCGCCGGAGCTGCAGGCGCAGTTTGAGCAGCTTCTCGCTGACCAGCAGAACCCGAATTCGCCGCGTTATCACCAGTGGCTGACACCGCAACAGGTGGGCGAACAGTACGGTCCTACGCAGCATGATCTGGATGCGCTGCGCGAATGGCTTGTCTCTCAGGGCCTGGCTGTGAAAGAGGTAGCTCCCAGCGGCATGTTCGTCAGCGTCTCGGGCTCCGCTTCCTCGGTGGCGGCGGCTTTGGCCACGGATTTCCATTATTTCGAGAAGAGTGGCAGCTTGCATATGTCGGCAACGGCGGAGCCGGCGATTCCCAGCGCTCTAGTTCCGGTTGTCAGTTCTATCTCAGGGCTTGCCGAGGCGGAGATACGCCCAGCGCACCATGGCGAGGCCCGATCGATTTCGGCGAAGACGGATGCGGGCGGCGTCCATCCGCAGGCAACTTCCAGCAACGGCAGCCACTTCATCACACCGGGCGATTTTGCGACGATCTTCGACCTGAAACCGGTCTACAGCGCCGGGTATGATGGCGCCGGACAGAAGGTGGCCGTGATCGGCCGCTCGCGCGTTGCCGCGAGCGATATTACTGAGTTTGAGAACAAGACCGGGCTTAGGACGAATGTTCCGAATGTCGTCATTCCGACCAGTGGCGTCGATCCCGGAACGACCAATGACGGAGACCAGGCCGAGGCAACGCTGGACGTCGAGCGAGTGATTGGCGTAGCGCCCGGAGCGCAAGTCGATCTCGTCGTCAGCGGGACTGCGGGCAATTACAACGGACTCCATATCGCGGCGCAGTACGAGGTCCAGACGCTGCTTGATCCGGTGATGAATATCAGCTTCGGCGGCTGCGAGGCATACAACGGCGTGTCCGCTGTGGCGCTGTGGGACGCGTTGTTTTCGCAGGCGGCGAGTGAGGGGATATCGGTCTTTGTGTCATCGGGAGACTCGGGAGCTGCCGGCTGCGATATTGGCGGAGATCTTGCTCCGGTGACTCAGTTTCTTAGCATCAACGACATCTGTTCGAGTTCGTATGCCACGTGCGTGGGCGGGACGGAGCTGGTGGATTTCGCTAACCCATTGCAGTACTGGTCCTCGACCAACGGTCCCGGTCTCGTCTCGGCGCTGGGATATATTCCGGAGGGTGCGTGGAACGAGTCGGCGATGTACCAGTCTTCTATCGGCGGCTATCCCGTCCTCAGCGGCGGAGGAGGGGCGAGTGTGTATGTTCCGAAGCCCTTATGGCAGACGGGACCGGGGGTTCCTGCCGACAAGGCAAGGGACGTTCCCGACGTCAGTTTTCCCAGCGCAGGCCACGATGGGTATTACAGCTGCTTCGCGGCGGCAGGCGGAGACTGCGCCTCAAATTACTTCATTGATTTTGCCGGAACGTCGAATGCTGCGCCCTCCATGGCCGGGGTGGCCGCGATTCTGAATCAGAAGATGGGTGGAGCGCAGGGTAACCTCAACCCTCTGCTCTACCAGGTTGCAGCGAGCAATCCCAGTGCTTTTCATGACGCGACACCAGCCAGCAGCGGAATCTATAGTTGCTCGCTCGGTGCTCCGAGCACGTGCAATAACAGCACTCCATCTGCCATGAGCCTTACGGGAGGGCTCGCCGGTTATGCTCTGACGACCGGCTATGATCAGGCGACGGGGCTTGGATCGCTGGACGTGGCGAACTTTCTGGCGGCTGCGGCTTCGATCTCGCATCCGGGAGTTGCGGCCACGACGCTCGCGGTCCATGGAAGCGCGACGACCATCTCCGACACGCAGACGGCCACTTTCACGGCCACAGTCAGTTGGAAAACGTCCAGCATGCCGACCGGGACGGTTCAGTTTTACGCGAACGGCAACACGCTTGGCGCGCCAGTGACAGTGTCGTCGGGAACGGCAACGACAGCAGCGCTGCCTTTCCCCTCGGCCGGAACGTACTACATTACGGCGACTTACTCGGGCGACAGCAACTATGCGGCTTCGACGGCGCCTGGCTTTGCGCTTGTGGTGACGGGGCTCACGTCTGCCACGACAGTTTCGGTATTCAACGCGTCGATTCCGGTGGGAACGAAGACGACTTTTGCGGCGACGGTGACGGGTTCGGGATCGACGAAGCCTACGGGGAACGTGCGCTTTCTGGTGCTCGGCACGAACTATGGAGACTA
This window contains:
- a CDS encoding Ig-like domain repeat protein codes for the protein MSTRLEGHVPGWASSSRDRGAVRPDTELNITFVLSRSPELQAQFEQLLADQQNPNSPRYHQWLTPQQVGEQYGPTQHDLDALREWLVSQGLAVKEVAPSGMFVSVSGSASSVAAALATDFHYFEKSGSLHMSATAEPAIPSALVPVVSSISGLAEAEIRPAHHGEARSISAKTDAGGVHPQATSSNGSHFITPGDFATIFDLKPVYSAGYDGAGQKVAVIGRSRVAASDITEFENKTGLRTNVPNVVIPTSGVDPGTTNDGDQAEATLDVERVIGVAPGAQVDLVVSGTAGNYNGLHIAAQYEVQTLLDPVMNISFGGCEAYNGVSAVALWDALFSQAASEGISVFVSSGDSGAAGCDIGGDLAPVTQFLSINDICSSSYATCVGGTELVDFANPLQYWSSTNGPGLVSALGYIPEGAWNESAMYQSSIGGYPVLSGGGGASVYVPKPLWQTGPGVPADKARDVPDVSFPSAGHDGYYSCFAAAGGDCASNYFIDFAGTSNAAPSMAGVAAILNQKMGGAQGNLNPLLYQVAASNPSAFHDATPASSGIYSCSLGAPSTCNNSTPSAMSLTGGLAGYALTTGYDQATGLGSLDVANFLAAAASISHPGVAATTLAVHGSATTISDTQTATFTATVSWKTSSMPTGTVQFYANGNTLGAPVTVSSGTATTAALPFPSAGTYYITATYSGDSNYAASTAPGFALVVTGLTSATTVSVFNASIPVGTKTTFAATVTGSGSTKPTGNVRFLVLGTNYGDYVATVTLVNGSATTPLLSFPTIGTYTVTAQYQGDAVYSPSNSSALSYAVIRAVSVTHLEGLSYPLSQSIGAGGGGYYVATIGPSITTTTAPSPTGTLQFYVNGLAQGSPFSFSSPQPVIFPSAGTYTVTAAYSGDSYWQPSTSNAISQTVLSQPATFKMTTATQTLSFTAGATTGNSYSVSVTPSLGFLGTVNLACTVSYNGSGAANAPTCTLGNPSISISLNAQSGSSLVTINSVARPVASSRLQSWDRPGAITLCALLWLVPVRRRSWRVLAMAVIALAGLTALPGCGGGGGSSTPSGPSPTTPGSYTVTISATTTATGVSVPAPLTIALTIN